In a genomic window of Besnoitia besnoiti strain Bb-Ger1 chromosome XI, whole genome shotgun sequence:
- a CDS encoding hypothetical protein (encoded by transcript BESB_020090) — translation MAAFRGALCGIVLLLSVSSALVQGQPAPEETTNSPSATAPPAPPPLAKCAVPAHRQACTLDLSSGQTGSFECQYMLPSPTMQKVYTTEGDSAAITELVPEVHVERKNAATSITIPADFKKSVCFAMTCSQINSVATQAAVGTPSREDAMKLVRYTVLVRVNGGVPECEDEPALKRNTSPNPSDSA, via the coding sequence ATGGCGGCattccgcggcgctctctgtgGCATTGTGCTCCTTCTTTCCGTTTCTTCGGCCCTGGTGCAGGGTCAGCCGGCCCCCGAAGAGACGACAAACAGCCCCTCCGCAACGGCTCCcccggctccgccgccgctcgccaaGTGCGCTGTGCCTGCGCACCGGCAAGCCTGCACGTTGGATTTGTCTTCCGGTCAGACGGGGTCGTTTGAATGTCAGTATATGCTCCCGAGCCCGACGATGCAGAAGGTATACACCACAGAGGGCGACTCGGCGGCGATCACTGAGCTGGTGCCTGAAGTCCACGTGGAGCGGAAAAACGCGGCGACGTCCATCACGATCCCCGCAGATTTCAAGAAGAGCGTGTGCTTCGCCATGACCTGCTCCCAAATCAACTCCGTGGCTACGCAAGCCGCGGTGGGCACCCCCTCGAGAGAAGACGCCATGAAGCTCGTAAGATACACCGTGCTGGTGCGCGTGAACGGCGGAGTCCCAGAGTGCGAGGACGAGCCGGCGCTGAAGCGGAACACCTCCCCCAATCCCAGCGATTCGGCTTGA